One window of the Corvus moneduloides isolate bCorMon1 chromosome 10, bCorMon1.pri, whole genome shotgun sequence genome contains the following:
- the LOC116448570 gene encoding LOW QUALITY PROTEIN: uncharacterized protein LOC116448570 (The sequence of the model RefSeq protein was modified relative to this genomic sequence to represent the inferred CDS: inserted 2 bases in 1 codon), with translation MAVSSVSPPSASPTEGDDPCETDVTDVAIHSVTLLICLCGLAGNGALLXLLRWKGHTASIFSLAVTDFIFLLFAVPSALLFLLEDVSCSPVMPLMYVRFLYLVSAFSCYWVLFWMTAISAKKDMEKLCKLCCRCDLPNPMMWVLWGAQCLTFFVPIILIPTVASLCPSHEQEHCRVALISMFSVTLLLFAAPVVITRIIIHTFRCVPVCPGVSRSIPRGGRA, from the exons ATGGCGGTGAGCTCCGTGTCCCCACCTTCTGCCTCACCCACCGAAGGAGATGATCCATGTGAGACAGATGTCACCGACGTGGCCATACACAGTGTGACACTGCTCATCTGTCTCTGTGGGCTGGCCGGGAACGGGGCTCTTCT CCTCCTCAGATGGAAAGGGCATACTGCCAGCATCTTTAGCCTGGCTGTCACCgacttcatcttcctcctctttgcggtcccctctgccctgctcttcctgctggaagatgtgtcctgctctcctgtcaTGCCCCTGATGTACGTGAGATTCCTTTACCTGGTGTCAGCGTTCTCCTGCTACTGGGTGCTCTTCTGGATGACAGCCATCAGCGCcaaaaaggacatggaaaagcTCTGCAAGCTCTGCTGCCGCTGTGACCTTCCCAATCCCATGatgtgggtgctgtggggtgctCAATGCTTGACCTTCTTCGTTCCCATCATTCTCATTCCCACAGTGGCTTCCCTGTGCCCGTCTCACGAGCAGGAGCACTGCCGGGTGGCTCTCATCTCCATGTTCTCCGTTACCCTGCTCCTCTTTGCTGCACCCGTGGTCATTACCCGCATAATAATCCACACGTTCCGCTGTGTCCCGGTCTGTCCCGGTGTTTCCCGGTCTATCCCGCGGGGAGGCCGGGCCTGA